The proteins below are encoded in one region of Ereboglobus luteus:
- a CDS encoding right-handed parallel beta-helix repeat-containing protein: MRTQTNTLPTPAITRVFSIAKTLLLAGASALMLQGAAFAQNATLTWTGATDGNWNSTSQNWIYNGSPATFINGDAVVFDDTSSTATIAIPGAVSPGSVTVDTTRALTFAPAAGGGLSGNMQLRKKGAGTLAFSATNTAFTGTTTVEAGALQVFYPAVNYVTSSFGPVVLAGGTLTMDASTSIVLDHSILIPEGKTGEMRTGRALRIGGAVTGSGTFTVTAGNIIDIYGESFANFSGELRLNTTSSTVRQIRHLNGTNGYAASKGTELASASVILNNVYIEPHGSGASTGTISFGALGNVIGTERLVARPANGTTVFAIGARNLDTVFSGTIENKTAAQIAALTKVGTGMFTLSGVSTYTGATTVSAGALHLTGHLSGASAVTVAGSGAFGGSGTSTGAATFADGSTLLADATDAGALATFNVGGAVALGSILKVTPVVPEGVTLVPGTYTILQAAGGITGSPLFIWDESAAPGFVASITIVDANKIQAVVSVDSGSPRPVITSELAVSGNYRDAFSYTITASNAPTSFAAANLPEGWSINTATGEITGDIKTTSPIALTIVAVNGNGATSATLNISVEGTVGPFDWFVAPDGDDNATGTLARPFATIQRAQEAVSPGETVYIRGGTYAMQDSQIAAYSGVFAYVTDLTKSGSSGSPITYAAYQDEKPVFDMSAVNPAGYRIHVFSLKGSWIHIRGLEVIGVQVNITTHTQSICFEVTGNDNILERLSMHDGKAIGVYMSGSAARNLVLNCDAYNNWDDVSEGGAGGNVDGFGCHGNGAGNIFRGCRAWYNSDDGFDCINQNQSVVFENCWALYNGYSKDGVSRGDGTGFKAGGYGIAKSDVPNPIPRNTVRNSIAVKNKRGFYANHHPGGIDWYNNSAYQNSSDYNFLGYQPNADPNQPGVDVPGTDHVIRNNLSHGNPLNRILSNLADTGNTMDHNAIPTAAEPAQLADTEFESVDFTQLTTLPRKANGDLPDITFLKPKLGSALIDAGIDVGLPYAGLAPDIGAHENTAPVITSELTASAAQGVAFTYTITALNDATGYAAASLPAGLVIDTTTGVISGTPTVAGLFNVTLSATNEQGTATATLTLTITAPTAPIFTGGDEININGVAGASFNYTIAITSSSPVTFAADDLPAGLALDPATGVISGTPAVTGVFTITITATNAIGSTEKQITITINGQSALVVLAGLAQTTGAANGAVTVARFNSPGALVAHPNGNLYIADTLNNAIRAIDPRGNVSTITPIGSTFSQPAALAVGGGGALIIADTGNNAILSLNLSTRQVTTLTSGIAQPGGLACDTAGNLYIASTQRHVVFKLAAGASTATIAAGALDTSGASDGDFTTARLNAPAGIILGSDGQLYVADTLNNAIRKIDPASGTISTVAGRLGVSGTADGLAADARFNQPKGLAADSAGNLYIADTGNHTIRRFDIVSGEVVTSAGLAGSPGSSDGIDSDARLDSPASITTDSTTGDIYVADTGNSTIRVFLDSPRILGHPENRIVATGATATFTVLAIGAPNPAYQWQKDGEIISSATAYSHIITNVQQADVGAYSVLVSNEMGGIVSNTATLTITASTSGTNTGTTAPPPTGDDTDKGGGGGGGAPGLLYLVALTILAALRRLRTA, from the coding sequence ATGCGCACCCAAACAAACACCCTGCCCACGCCCGCAATCACTCGGGTCTTTAGCATCGCAAAAACGCTTCTGCTCGCCGGCGCCTCCGCGCTGATGTTGCAGGGCGCCGCCTTCGCCCAGAACGCGACGCTTACCTGGACCGGCGCGACCGACGGCAACTGGAACTCGACATCGCAAAACTGGATCTACAACGGCTCGCCCGCGACGTTCATCAACGGCGACGCGGTCGTGTTCGATGACACGTCGAGCACCGCGACGATCGCAATCCCCGGCGCGGTTTCGCCCGGATCGGTCACCGTGGACACGACGCGCGCGCTTACCTTCGCGCCCGCCGCCGGCGGAGGACTTTCCGGAAACATGCAGTTGCGCAAAAAGGGCGCGGGCACGCTGGCGTTTTCCGCCACGAACACGGCGTTCACCGGCACGACCACGGTGGAGGCGGGGGCGCTTCAGGTTTTTTATCCTGCGGTTAATTACGTCACATCGTCCTTCGGTCCGGTCGTTTTGGCGGGAGGAACACTCACGATGGACGCCTCGACCTCCATCGTTCTCGACCACTCGATCCTTATCCCCGAGGGGAAAACAGGTGAGATGCGAACCGGCCGCGCTTTGCGCATCGGCGGAGCCGTGACAGGCTCCGGCACGTTCACGGTTACAGCCGGAAACATTATCGATATTTATGGCGAATCGTTCGCTAACTTTTCTGGCGAGCTTCGCCTCAATACAACTTCATCCACTGTCAGGCAGATACGCCACCTCAACGGCACCAATGGCTACGCCGCCTCAAAGGGCACCGAGTTGGCCAGCGCAAGCGTTATACTCAACAATGTCTATATCGAGCCGCATGGTAGCGGCGCGTCGACTGGCACAATTAGCTTTGGCGCGCTGGGCAATGTCATTGGCACGGAAAGGCTCGTGGCCCGCCCCGCCAACGGCACGACGGTTTTTGCCATTGGCGCGCGAAATCTCGACACCGTTTTCAGCGGAACTATCGAGAATAAAACCGCCGCGCAAATCGCCGCCCTCACCAAGGTCGGCACCGGTATGTTCACGCTCAGCGGTGTGAGCACCTATACCGGCGCGACCACGGTCAGCGCGGGCGCGCTTCACCTCACCGGGCATCTCTCCGGCGCGAGCGCGGTCACGGTCGCGGGTTCTGGCGCGTTTGGCGGTTCCGGCACGAGCACGGGCGCGGCAACTTTTGCGGACGGCTCCACGCTTCTCGCCGATGCCACCGATGCGGGCGCGCTCGCCACCTTCAATGTCGGCGGCGCCGTCGCGCTCGGCTCCATCCTCAAGGTCACGCCTGTCGTCCCCGAGGGTGTCACGCTGGTTCCCGGCACCTACACAATTCTTCAGGCTGCCGGCGGCATCACCGGCTCGCCGTTGTTTATTTGGGATGAATCCGCCGCGCCGGGATTTGTCGCCAGCATCACCATTGTCGATGCAAACAAAATACAGGCCGTCGTTTCCGTTGACTCCGGCAGCCCGCGCCCGGTCATCACCAGTGAACTCGCTGTCTCGGGCAATTATCGCGACGCCTTCAGTTACACAATCACCGCCAGCAACGCCCCCACTTCCTTCGCCGCGGCAAATCTTCCCGAAGGCTGGTCGATCAATACCGCCACTGGAGAAATCACTGGCGACATCAAAACTACAAGCCCCATTGCCCTGACCATTGTCGCTGTCAATGGCAACGGCGCCACTTCGGCCACGCTTAACATCAGCGTTGAAGGCACCGTTGGTCCGTTCGACTGGTTTGTCGCGCCCGATGGCGATGACAACGCCACCGGCACGCTCGCGCGCCCCTTCGCCACCATCCAGCGCGCGCAGGAAGCCGTCTCGCCCGGCGAAACCGTTTACATTCGCGGCGGCACCTATGCCATGCAGGACTCGCAGATCGCGGCATACAGCGGCGTTTTCGCCTACGTCACCGACCTCACCAAAAGCGGATCAAGCGGCAGCCCGATCACCTACGCCGCGTATCAGGACGAAAAGCCCGTTTTTGACATGAGCGCGGTCAATCCTGCCGGATACCGAATCCACGTCTTCAGTCTTAAAGGCTCCTGGATACACATTCGCGGCCTCGAAGTCATCGGCGTGCAAGTGAACATCACCACGCACACCCAATCCATCTGCTTTGAGGTCACCGGCAACGACAACATCCTCGAGCGCCTCTCCATGCACGACGGCAAGGCCATCGGTGTTTACATGTCCGGCAGCGCCGCGCGAAACCTCGTGCTCAACTGCGACGCCTACAACAACTGGGACGACGTTTCCGAGGGCGGCGCGGGTGGAAACGTGGACGGCTTTGGCTGCCACGGAAACGGCGCGGGCAACATCTTCCGCGGCTGCCGCGCCTGGTATAACAGCGACGACGGATTCGACTGCATCAACCAAAACCAATCCGTCGTTTTTGAAAACTGCTGGGCCCTTTACAACGGTTACAGCAAGGACGGCGTCTCCCGCGGCGACGGCACCGGTTTCAAGGCAGGCGGCTACGGTATCGCAAAATCCGACGTCCCCAATCCCATCCCTCGCAACACCGTGCGCAACAGCATCGCCGTCAAAAACAAACGCGGCTTCTACGCCAATCATCACCCCGGCGGCATCGATTGGTATAACAACAGTGCTTATCAAAACAGCTCCGATTATAATTTCCTCGGCTATCAACCTAATGCCGATCCGAACCAACCGGGCGTTGATGTTCCCGGCACCGATCATGTCATCCGTAACAACCTCAGCCATGGAAACCCGCTGAACAGGATACTCAGCAACCTCGCCGACACCGGAAACACGATGGATCACAACGCCATCCCGACTGCCGCCGAACCCGCGCAACTCGCCGACACCGAATTCGAAAGCGTCGATTTCACTCAACTCACGACGCTTCCCCGCAAGGCCAACGGCGACCTGCCGGACATCACCTTCCTAAAACCCAAACTCGGCAGCGCCCTGATTGACGCCGGCATTGATGTCGGCCTTCCCTATGCCGGACTTGCGCCCGACATCGGTGCGCATGAGAACACCGCGCCCGTCATCACAAGCGAGCTCACCGCGTCGGCCGCGCAAGGCGTTGCATTCACCTACACCATCACCGCGCTCAACGACGCGACCGGCTACGCGGCCGCAAGCCTGCCCGCCGGCCTCGTCATTGACACCACGACCGGCGTCATCAGTGGCACACCCACGGTTGCGGGATTATTCAATGTGACGCTTTCCGCAACCAACGAACAGGGAACCGCCACCGCCACCCTCACCCTTACCATTACCGCGCCCACCGCGCCCATTTTTACCGGAGGTGATGAAATCAATATCAACGGCGTCGCGGGGGCGTCCTTCAATTACACGATAGCGATCACCAGCAGCTCGCCCGTGACGTTTGCCGCCGATGATTTGCCTGCCGGACTTGCCCTCGATCCGGCCACGGGCGTCATCAGCGGAACACCGGCAGTAACCGGCGTCTTCACCATTACCATCACCGCAACCAATGCGATAGGATCCACCGAAAAGCAGATCACGATAACCATCAATGGACAGTCCGCGCTTGTCGTTCTCGCGGGACTCGCCCAAACCACGGGTGCTGCGAACGGCGCCGTTACGGTCGCGCGTTTTAATTCTCCCGGAGCCCTCGTCGCGCATCCCAACGGCAATCTCTACATCGCCGACACGCTCAACAACGCCATTCGCGCCATTGATCCGCGCGGCAATGTTTCCACAATCACGCCAATCGGTTCCACGTTCTCGCAACCCGCCGCGCTCGCCGTCGGCGGTGGCGGCGCGCTCATCATTGCCGACACCGGCAACAACGCCATCCTCTCACTCAACCTCTCGACTCGCCAAGTCACCACGCTCACCTCGGGAATCGCGCAACCCGGCGGGCTCGCTTGCGACACCGCGGGTAATCTTTATATCGCCAGCACCCAGCGTCACGTCGTTTTTAAACTAGCCGCCGGCGCAAGCACAGCCACCATCGCCGCCGGTGCGCTCGACACATCCGGCGCGAGCGATGGTGATTTCACGACCGCTCGCCTCAACGCTCCCGCCGGCATCATTCTCGGCTCCGACGGGCAACTCTACGTTGCCGACACGCTCAACAATGCCATCCGGAAAATCGATCCGGCCAGCGGCACCATCAGCACGGTCGCCGGGCGGCTTGGTGTGAGCGGCACCGCCGACGGCCTTGCAGCAGACGCTCGTTTTAATCAACCCAAGGGACTCGCCGCCGACTCAGCCGGCAACCTTTACATCGCTGACACAGGCAATCACACCATCCGTCGTTTCGACATCGTTTCCGGGGAGGTTGTCACCAGCGCCGGCCTTGCAGGAAGTCCCGGTTCGTCCGACGGCATCGATTCCGATGCGCGTCTCGACTCCCCCGCCTCCATCACGACTGACAGCACTACGGGCGATATCTACGTGGCCGACACTGGCAACAGCACCATTCGCGTGTTTCTCGACAGTCCGCGCATTCTCGGCCACCCGGAAAACAGAATCGTCGCCACCGGTGCCACCGCCACCTTCACTGTCCTTGCCATAGGCGCGCCAAACCCCGCCTACCAATGGCAGAAGGACGGTGAGATCATCTCCAGTGCGACCGCTTATTCTCACATCATAACAAATGTGCAGCAGGCGGATGTCGGTGCTTATTCCGTTTTAGTTTCCAATGAAATGGGTGGGATCGTCAGCAACACCGCCACGCTGACAATAACCGCCTCTACCAGTGGCACCAACACCGGCACAACCGCTCCGCCGCCGACCGGTGACGACACCGACAAGGGTGGGGGCGGGGGCGGCGGCGCGCCGGGTCTCCTCTACCTCGTCGCGCTCACGATCCTTGCCGCGCTCCGCCGTTTGCGGACAGCCTGA